The DNA sequence tatatataaattgctttaaggaatcaaataatatatattcTCCTAATTAAGATTAccattctatatatatatatatatattgctttGTGTGGAGTATCGACAGATTTCATCGAATACCAAAATGCGACCACTTTACTCATCAACGTCTTGCATATATATGCAACATTCCTaatacttaattaattattgaagTGGAtggagcatatatatatatatatatatatgaagccaAACATGGTCGAAGAAAATTAGGTGGCCGATTTATCATATTTTATGTGGTGGATTGTTTGGGAAACTATAGTGTTGATCATGTTGATGTTCTTTGGTGAGATTCTTGATGTATGTAGTTGCGGCTTTTGCTAATAAACTTTCAGGGCATCCAAATTTTCATTTCTCTTGTCTTAATTGatttttgtttcaaataatTTTCAACTTCTTTTTAGGGTTTGGCTTCATGTTCTCTCTAACATATTTTACTAAcatattttatctttattttttcttcaataaatTCACAATAATGCTTTTTTCCATGATAGCAATGTTGGAGtggaattattttaatttaaaaaaatggtcGAAGATTATTGATGTAGCCTTTTCCTTTCAAAGACTTCAAGCATTGTATAAACCTTGCATTAAGAGggttattatatataaatgacaatatgtatatgcttataaaGATCTGTCAATTGTTTATTTGTTCTGGCTCCTGATAATTATCTAGCTAATGTGAGTGTAAGCAACTTGTTGTTTTGCAAGTTGCAAGTAAGCAAGTGTGTGATCAACCGACAGATGGATATTAATTATTTCATATGTGCAATGTATCCCAGTTCCTATCTAATAGGGGATTACAGAAACTATCAGCAAAGAAGTGTTTTAGTCTTAGTAAACCGCTTTAATTAAGAACTTGTGTCTCAAGCCGAATGCCTAATACTAGTACAAAAAAGACTTTGCGCAACGTAGGacattcgtcgcgcaaagtcaaaaaACGTCGCGCAAAACGTAGCACAACGCACCCACGTCGCGCACTGACCGTCGCGTCAAGGCAGTGAAGGAAAGGTTTGCGCGATGTAGAAGTGACCTGCGTTGCGCAAAACCACTTCGCGAGACGTAGgtctgcgtcgcgcaaaacaaTTTCACACGACGTAGGTCTGCTTCGCCCAAAACCACTTCGCACGACGTAGTACTGTGTCGCGCAAAACCACTTCGCGCGACGTAGGTTTGCGTCGCTCAAAACCACTTCGCGCGACGTAGgtctgcgtcgcgcaaaaccaCTTCGCGCGACATAGGTCTGCGTCACGCAAAACTTGTTTTTATGTCGCGCGAAGTGGTTTTGCGCGACACAGTACTACGTcgtgcaaatttttttttttttttttttgggcaatttatttaatttttaataaatattgtaattaaattctaaacaataattaataaaccaagaaaaggtatttaattatacaatatatgaaaatgtacatacaagatgttcgaacaaaaaagaaaaactacagGTCTTTAGGTTTAATACATCATGCTACTAGGTATCAGCTGGGCGAAGTGGCTGAGAAGTCGAAGGTGGAGCAAGATTAGGTTCTGGCATCGAGATTTGGAGGCCGGACATCGCTAAGGCCTGAACAATCATATTCATCCTCTCGTTCTGGGCCACAAGCTGACCTCTTAAGGTTGTCACTTCCTCCTTCAGGGAATTGACCTCTAATGTGGACGATATGGAAGAGGATGCACCCGTCTCACGAACCCCCGCCTTCCCCATACACCGAACAACCTTGCCATGACAACGACCCAACTTCTGATCCAGGACCTCAGTCACGATCTTAAGATCTGCATCCTCGGGTACAATGACGTCCTCGATCGAGGTCTCTGGCGGAAGCTGCGATGTTGCTTCTTGGAGAATAGCAGTGCTCTTTTCCTGtaataattaataaagaaaaaacatataatgtttaataacaaaatataaataatatttgaacaattcataaaaataaGAATAATAACAATTACATATACTTACAAGAAGCTGCTCAGCGATCTCTTTGCCGGGTCGAATGTAAACATCCTTGAACAGGTCAATCTGTAGGAACTTAGAACCCTGCTGAAGAAAAAaacattaataataaaaaataaattgtataaaatttaaaaattaatatactttTACCTGACGTCGTGCCTCAAGCCTATACGAAAAGGGCTTTGAACCGGAATGGTGGAGAAGTGTCTTTGAGTCCCGAGCTTTCTTGCCAGCAACAGATTTCTTTTGTTAATCATACAATATACATGTTAGTGCAAATATTcgaaataaattatttaaaaaagcttaaaaaaataacaaacacTAAATCATTATTAAAGTATTATGTACATACCACAAATTTTGGGTCCGTAAAATATTTGCAGAGCCACTCCCAATCCTCCAGCCGGTCCTTCAACTCAGCTGGGCAACCCTGTAGGCGAGCAATCTCCGGATCATCCCATAGCTGAAAATGCTTGTGAAAAGCACACTTCCAATCTTTGTACCGGTTTGCTAAGGTCTCCTCTAAGTAGGCACTGACCTCAGGGGATATGTCCTCAAGATCAAAATTGACctacaaatatgaaaaacaataaaataatattaagaaatttaataatattaagaTAATATACTTTGGTTTATAATATttgtaaacaaaaataaaaaaaatgataaaggctaaaaattaatatactaaccGTCAACTTGTCTTGCACCAGTTCCTTTGTCTCCTCGGGAATTTGTGCCCAACTCTTCCACTGCATAGGACAACAATACCAAATAACAAAACCACAGCTATTAATGACGCTGCTATGCTGCTGTGAGGTAGCCGCTCCAAGATATCGCGAGTCATATGCAATCTTGATCAAGGAGGCGGACAAACGTACAGCCTGTGCCTCCTTCAGCATTCGATTGGGCCCCCTGGTGTTTTTTTTAGCTGCCCAAAAAAACTTAAATGGTAAAAACCCTAAGCTTAAATTTGTACAGAAAATTCGGCAAAACCTCCCCTAATCATAAAAGTACCTTAAAACAGTAATTAACAACCCACAACACATTTTCACAATCATAAAAGTAAtagttttaaaatgaaaaataaatacaacGTAGTGAGAATTAGAAAAAAACTACCTGGTTGGGAGGCCTCACCCTCGACTCTGGAGGACAAGGAAGAGTGATCATAAGGCTCCGGCTCGCAGAGGCGCCGGTGTGGCCGCCGTGCACTGAGGGGCTGAACTGACACTGATGATGTTGATGATACGGGCACCTGGGATGCCGTAGGAGTAGCCTCAGTAAGGGGTGTAGGCTCCCCAATCAATGGAGCACTCACTCCTGGAGCAGTAGATGCTGATAATGCAGGGGCCGCATTGGACAAACTCCGGCGACGAGTGATCGAATGCGACATCTATACACTTTTTGAaccataaaaatataacattatAAACTAATCCCTTCTTGCATTTGAAACTAATAAATTAGCAACCAAAGTAATATAAGTAATTAGAGCAATAATATCAATACAAGATTATTTAAAATACCAATGGTTCAAGAAATTACAGAGACAATATTGAAGAGGgacaaagagagggagagaaattgAGTACCTAagtaaaaatttcaaaattaatatacttTTACCTCACGTCGTGCCTCAAGCTTATACGAAAAAGCCTATACTTTTAAGGAGACACATGTAGAGATACATGCActattttaaatgcattttctcgAACTAATAAGGAGACACGTGCAGAGATAAGAAAGGAAATGTTTAGTTATTACGTAAATATATAGAACTCTATGTatacagtatatatatatatatatatcaagtaTCACCAACAAACAGcagtacaataattttttgagaAGATCAAACAGCAATACAATAATGGAGTCCGAGAAAATGATTTTTGTAAGCAATAATGCCACTCCAACAGCAATtgtaaatattagttttttttttttggaaactcgAAGCTTATATAAGAACACAGGGCAAAAGCCAACTGAACACAGAAAGCCCACACAAGGGCAATCACAGCAAAACAGACAAAGGGCAATTGTAAATATTAGTTAAATATCACATCTCCGAGACTCCCTCAGTCCTATCCAAAGTCATATCACTGCCACTGTTGTCATGAAAACAATGTATATGCTAATGTAGTGTCACTTTCTTCTTAGGCTCTTGTCTAGAATGAAAATCTGTTCATCTCCGCTTTCTATTTTTCATAGCCTTTCATTGTTATCTGTGAATCTGTGATGTGTAGGAATTGAATGATGTAAAAGAGCTTGAACAGAAAATGAAGCCAAAGGTGTGCTCTTCTGGACAATTTATATTCATCAGTATTTCCAATTAATCGTTATATAGaattattgttatttttaaattttttctgcGACATTGTTGCATTTTGTTCTTGATCATTCACTGTCAACTTTCATGGGAAAACAAAGTAAAGACAGTAAACTTTTATACTAAGTTGCGCTTTTCTGTTATAATCTCATTACTAATAATTTCAGTAAACTAGTTTGGTTGACCATGTTTGCAGAAATAAAGATACACTATGTCCATTTGCTCGAAGTAATTTTTATTATACCATTCATGTCATTTTCAAACACTCATTAAATATGTGGCAGTTAACTAAATGATATTTACTCATATAGCTTTAGCCTGAATTAGAAATATATAGACCTAGTTGATTGCAATTAAAAGAGTGTATACAAAAAATTGTGCCAAAAGcttatttgttttgttctgtTCATATCTTTGTTAGTGTCAGAGAACTAAGATTTTGCTAGGCAAATGAGAATTTGATGATGTTAGAGAAAATTTAAACATTCATATAACAAAATCAACAGACCCCAAATCATATCCAAATCAAGAAAGCAAAATGATATCCAGAATTCTCTAAACAACCGCAGCTTGTTCTTTCCAACAGACAAATTGGGTGCAGTGGCAAAATTTTCAGAGCATATCATAGAAAAGTACCTCCTTTAGAATTAAAGAAATTTGAAAGGCAGCAGAAGTTTAGTTCAATTGTTGCCAGCTTCGGAAAAGTTAAATACAGAAAGCGCTTTCTGCAGAAGTTCAAATCCGGTCCATTGTTCAACCATGTTGCAACTCCGAAACATAGATAGGAATCCCACAGCAGATTGACATGGACACATGTGAAGCAATGTAAGCAAATATCAAGAACTGGATGCGAAATCACGAAAAACTAGTAAGCAAACCATTACAACATTGAAACTAAGCAAACAATTACTGCGTTGGGTTGGCACAGTTCAACAACTACACATTTGGGTATAGATTAAAGcaaattataaatgaaaaatcgaaATTGAACACTATATTTGGGTGAAAAATCACCTGGGTTCTAAAATATAGTTGAATTTCAGAGCAGATTGACAAAAAATATATCCAGATATCAATTGAACCAACAAAACTGGGGACTAAGATGCCCAAAGTTCAAGGTTTTCAAGCGGATTATggtatcaaatttcaatttctactaataaattaaacaaagaaaCATTCTTTACTAAAACATCAACAGTTAAGCAGGAATTAAATGGATGAATCAAGTATCAGAAATATTACATGTATTAAAGCTCAAAGTGCATGAGCTTCCAATACGGATCAAAGGATTGAAATCCCATATGTGGAAAACTGGGACTGAACAAAACCCATGTATTGAAATTTTGTAATAGGGAGGACAGAGTAAGGATTCATGCTTTTAAGGTTCACAGAAATAGCTAAAACCCAGTTCTAGAAATATGAAATGGAATATTATGCACATCGTATTGTATCTTGGCTCATACTCGCGATTCAGTCAAATTTTACAGGGGTGTGCACATCGTATTGAAATCTGATACACAAACTAAAATTGAAATCTGGaccaaataaaaccctaattatcaTATGTTGAACGATTAAAGCAAAAGAGCAAAACAttgtgagagagtgagagagatgaAAAGGGACCTTTGGAATTGAGACGGAGTGAGAGGAGCGAGATGagcgagagggaagagagagaccgAGATGAGCGAAAGGGTTCGTTTCCTGCATACAAGTAGCTAAATTGAGGGAAAATACAAATTAAAGATTGAAACTTTAGCTGAATCTGTGAAGAAGACAAACCGGATTACCTGAGACGAAAACTGCCTAAAAATGCCAGCAATTCTTCCCAGAAACCAGATTTACCTAATTGAGAAAGTTAGTGAAAATATGTGGAGAAAACTGCCCACATTTGTGAGAAATTTGTTAGTAGGAAAAAAGAGGGAAAGGGAAATTTGTTTGCAGATGggcgagagggaagagagagaccgAGTGGAATAAGAGCAAAAGGTCGATGTTTTgtcctataaaaaaaattggaaaaatttaaaaaacattcGCCTATTATTTACAATTGGACCGCCAAAATTTTAAGACTTTGTGCGACGTAGGTATACATTCTGACATCGCGCAAACCTCATTTGCGCGACGCATATGTTGGTGCGTCGCCACAGTTTTTGCGCGATGCATAGACATCCGTTGCgcaaattatatttaaaaaaaaaattataaacattATTGAAAATGTGACTTTAATCCTTTAAAACTActtcataaatatatatactacaataaccCGATCCAAActacaataatatatatttatatatatatatatacacactttAATCCTTTAAAAAttgttgaaaattatttttctaacaaaaacccaatccaaactacaataataaatttaaaactaccttaataaatatatatatcattcaatttcttaagtgttataacaaaataaataaatttaagtttccaaagaaaataaatacataaatttaaagctacttaataaatatatatactattgaacttgatgggatacggaTTTTACGAtattagtttcaacgatcaaactgtcaaacttgtttgtatatgcttcgagatcgcatacataaaaaatcgcaaaacacattcagagattaagtaacgggacaaacattttcaacggttataaacgaaaaatcacgatttaacagttattttaactctgattttgatgattttttacagctacactcctagatcctatatgaatacaatgaatgaactcaatcttcaatttaaaatattcacacaagtggataccacaaaatcttatgttatacttaatgaaagtacaaataaactctaagtgttagtgattctatcattttgatgggatacgaattctacgaaacttatttcaacaatccaaccgtcaaacttgtttgtatatgctacAAGATCGCATACACAAAAAAGCGcaataaacaaacattcagataccaagtaacagaacaaaacattttgacggttataaatgaaaaatcacgatttaacggttattttaactccgattttgatgattttttacagttacactccttgaccttatatgaatacaatgaacaaactcgatctttaatttcaaattttcacactagtggataccacaaaatcttatgttatacctaagaaaagtataaataaactttaagtgttagtgattctatcattttgatgggatacgaatgctacaaaactaatttcaacaatccaaccgtcaaacttgtttgtatatgctacAAGATCGCATACACAATAaagcgcaaaaaacaaacattcatatatcaagtaacgggacaaaacatttcgacggttataaatgaaaaatcaggatttaacggttattttaactccgattttgatgattttttacagctacactccttgaccttatatgaatacaatgaacaaactcgatcttcaatttcaaattttcacactagtggataccacaaaatcttatgttatacctaagaaaagtatgaataaactttaagtgttagtaattctatcattttgatgggatacaaattctacgaaactaatttcaacaatccaaccgtcaaacttgtttgtatatactacaagatcgcatagacaaaaaattgcaaaaaacaaacatttagatatcaagtaacgggacaaaacatttcaacggttataaatgaaaaatcacgattgaacggttattttaactccgattttgatgattttttacagctacactccttgaccttatatgaatacaatgaacaaactcgatcttcaatttcaaattttcacactagtggataccacaaaatcttatgttatacctaagaaaagtataaataaactttaagtgttagtgcttttatcattttgatgggatacgaattctacgaaactaatttcaacaatccaaccgtcaaatttgtttgtatatgctacAAGATCGCATACACAAAAAAGTGTAAAAAACAATCATTCAGATAtgaagtaacgggacaaaacatttcgacggttataaatgaaaaatcacgatttaacggttattttaactatgattttgatgcttttttacagctactctccttgaccttatatgaatacaatgaacaaactcgatcttcaatttcaaattttcacactagtggataccacaaaatcttatgttatacctaagaaaagtataaataaactttaagtgttagtgattttatcattttgatgggatacgaattctacgaaactaatttcaacaatccaaccgtcaaacttgtttgtatatgctacaagattgcatacgcaaaaactcgcaaaaaacaaacattcagatatcaagtaactaacaaaacttttcgacggttataaacgaaaaatcacgatttaactgttattttaactccgattttgatgattttttacaaatacatgccttgatcctatatgaatacaatgaagtaatttgatcgtcaatttaaaacatttacacaagtggatagcacaaaagaaaaaggcaatacaagaaccccaaaagaaaagcaaaaggggaaaataaataaataaataaactttgaGCGACGGTGGTACACATGCGTTGCACAAAACATCTTTGGGCGACGTagacctacgtcgcgcaaagttttttttttttttttttttctcttttccttatgagtacaaaataaataaattaaaatccaactgtcaaacttgtttgtatatgtttcaagatcgcatacgccaaaaaccacgaaaaacaaacattcagagattatgtaACGGGACAAACCTCTTCGACGGCTGTAAACGAAaattcacgatttaacggttattttaactccgattttgataattttttacagttatACTCTTTcaacctatatgaatacaatgaactaatttgatcgtaaatttaaaacatttacacaagtggatactacaaaataaaaagacaatGCAAGAAcctcaaaagaaaaggaaatggaaaaaaacaaaaaaaaaaactttgcgtgACGTAGGTCCAGGTACGTTGCGCAAAACATCTTTGCGCGACACAGTcacctacgtcgtgcaaaggttttttatttgtatttttttatttttttatttttatttttatttttgctcttTTCCTGAtgagtaaaaaataaataaattaaaatctacttgggttggagtgggtttggggggtaatttggcttttagcccaccattggagttggtcttagtaaatatatataccattgaacttgatgggaaacacattgtacgaaattagtttcaacgatccaaccgtcaaacttgtttgtattacTTATTCAACGTATACGAAAcattaatagaaaaaaaaaggccgGTAAAGTAAATGATTGTTTGGAAGGCTTTAAAACAGAACTGTTGCAATTGTCATAATTCATAAAGTCTATATTAGCATGCTAGTAAATGAGGAAGAACATACTTGATACGAGGACAAATAAAACTGTAGGTGAGGAAATGTTAAAGAAGAAGCATTCTCATTTATAACACGTACGTACAGCTCCTCAGCATGCAAACAAGTGAAaggagaaaagaataaaaacaagaaaaatgaaatataaCACTGTGATTTCAGGATAATGAGGGCTCTAGAATTACCATCTACAAACatatgaacaaaacaaaaataaatcaaaCCTGCTTTCTTCCAGCATGTGTAAGGACACCCCCATATTTAAAAACCATCAAAGCTTTTCAACTGGGCGTTCTTCCTCACCTTCACCATTACTTTTTGCCACTTTAACCCACGTTAGTAGCTTTAGTTGAACCTTCCCATAAATGCCATAGAAATGGCCCCCCTTGATAAACATAGGCATGAAAACAACACATGATTATAACCATGACGCGGTATAACAGTGTATCAAAACAATTCTGAAGAACAAGATTAAGACATTTTGGCAACTAGTCAATCTTTATACGACACCGATCCAACACAATTAGCTTCATTTAACACATATTTTCAGCCCGATTTTGAGTATCAGTAACTAACTTAGATGATACAGTGTAAGTAATCTTATAAAAGCAATATACAACTGTTTGTTCTCTTTgcaggtgagggagagagttcGGATGTCTGTATTTTTTCCTATTCTGTTTTGGTTTTGACTTGTGTAAGAatacactttgcgcgacgcaggtgggacttcgtcgcgcaaagaagTTTTGCTCGACGAAGTCccacctgcgtcgcgcaaagccgtTTTGCGCAACGAAGGACCCCTGTGTCGCGCAGTTGGGAAAAAAAGGGTAAAGATCCTTCATTTGGCACCAAAATCTTGCGCGACGCACATAAAGGTCGCACAAATGGCTTTTGCGCGACAACGCGTTGCGCGACGAAGATAATGTTGCGCAAAGTAGCTTTGCGCAACGTAACCAACGTCGCTCAAAGTGTCGTTGCGCAAAAGCCATTTACGCGACCCTTTGTGTTTAAcgtcgcgcaaacatactttgcgcgATGAAATTATCTTCGTTGTGCAAATTTTCATCGCGCAAATTGATTTTTGTACTAGTGTGGACGACTCCTTTTTTTAAGGGGTTTCtccattttaaaatttgataaagattgaaattaaattaaaaccttatgttgaattatatattcattatagtCCTTTGACTATATTTCCATGTCatcataaatattaaaattcataCTTTCTCGTTTTAAAAGATTTAACGCCTTTTTTTTGTTCCCATAATGCCCATATTAAATATTTGGTTTTATTTTGCTCCATATTGTTTGGCATTGACTATTTTTTGACTTTATCAAACGATAAACATACCTCATCTAGACGTTCAAAAAACAATTAGTGATATGTTACAAGAACTAAACAAATACCTAATTCAAATTGGTCATTACCATCATCCAAAGCATATAGGAAATAAAAATACCCAAATCATATATTATACATAACCGAATGCGCTTAAATCATGTCCTAATGTACTTAAATCATAGTACGTAGTCGAATGCAAGGACGGAGCCAAGATTTTTTCCTTGGGTGGGCTAATTGAAAATAGTActataaaatcatattttattttttgcttatATAAACTTATATAATAATCAATATAAAAGAACAACAATATAATATAAACTATTCTCAAAATTGTGatagcccgtcccgagattttcATCGGGAaatgtgaaatgacggaattaccCTTAAACGTTATTTGGGGtgtgagttatgtttggtttaattttgggatttttggaaccaattagaactaagaTTCTTCTTAGTTTTGGTTGGTGGCTTTTTGGACCACACAAATCCCtatcaccctctctctctctctcctatccCGTACCTCTCTCTTTCgcagaactctctctctctcttttccctcacgTACGGACCACACCCAAAGACCCTTAAATTTTCACAGATCGAAGGTGTTGAAGGTACCATTGTATTCCTCATGGTGTGGCGAGTCCATGGGTAtcattttcaggtaagaaacCTTTCGATTTCACGTCGAAATATCAACTCCGAATTTAGCACTGTTCACgaactttgtaatggttggtttttaggacaatccaagctcacagtaAGCTCTAGGAGGTTCCCACGAAGCTCGGGAACGTttgtttggaagttttggacgtcgagaAGCCCTAGTTCGTAGGTGGCCAGTTTTGGCAAAATTATCCCGATGAGTTTTCGAAGGATTTGGAAGTTTTAaaaggtatagccttcttcctctcgaaatttgtgaagttttggtgaaaagttcatggaaaacaGTGTAGAAACGAGTGAGAAATCGGCATTTACAGGtttgcccagtttccggcgccggTGAGATTTTTCGGCGTCTGGAGGTAAGGGATGACGCGCGTGGGGACGCGTAGCACCGTGCCCCTCCCGgcacgtgggggcgcgtgcggcgatgaaaaattattttacaaATATCTTGACGTCCGTGATgttgagtaggtcactgtggtatattcatatacccaaattgagcaatgtatgagaagttattagctagttttgcctatgtgttttaaaataacgtttttatagtttattcgcatataggtgagacttatctcgaggacgagcgtatccacgggcgaaTTGGGGGCTACGACCATttgacttatcagtgagtgggcttttgttttcagtatataattatatacttgatataattCCCAGAAatgtgttttaaatgaaaatatactttgaaataatatgccaaatgccattatattttgaatatgcatttcatggttgcatatatatatataattgtggtgctgtggaggcacaggtaagtacAAGTAAGTTACCTTTGGTATATGTGAACTACGAACGGCTTGAtctctgtttagggtacgtaggcagcctaATGAAATGTTAGGTGCAGCCATACAATATATGACGTGAAATAATTGAGATATAAGTTTATTTGAAGAATTGAGTAGCGTGATAAACATGTTTGGTTAGATATATGAGATGTGACTGAGAAACgatgagctcataaacctgcacctcaGGTGATTGCTATTTAGCCAGAGAGAGTTGGCACAGGCCTgtatattatgtcacctcccgcaccatatgctcacattggatccaatttaggtgcacagtcttgtcatacagactactataggcggttccgactcgtagatgACTAACGTATTATCGCAAAGCTAGTATTGAGAAagtagaattgagcataattgtATCTCAccaaatcttgtcgtacagaccccttttagtggttccgacttatgtgcagtatattacCGTATAGGTtatagtagtgactccggctagattgagtttgagctgtgaattcagccgtacagactactcaggagttccggctaacatgtcATACTTCTATGAAATCATTATTACATGGATTGTTacttattatattttggcatggcatacatatgaaaatgattatgtgaagcatgaattgaatg is a window from the Malus domestica chromosome 16, GDT2T_hap1 genome containing:
- the LOC108170061 gene encoding uncharacterized protein isoform X1; the encoded protein is MSHSITRRRSLSNAAPALSASTAPGVSAPLIGEPTPLTEATPTASQVPVSSTSSVSVQPLSARRPHRRLCEPEPYDHSSLSSRVEGEASQPAKKNTRGPNRMLKEAQAVRLSASLIKIAYDSRYLGAATSQQHSSVINSCGFVIWYCCPMQWKSWAQIPEETKELVQDKLTVNFDLEDISPEVSAYLEETLANRYKDWKCAFHKHFQLWDDPEIARLQGCPAELKDRLEDWEWLCKYFTDPKFVKSVAGKKARDSKTLLHHSGSKPFSYRLEARRQQGSKFLQIDLFKDVYIRPGKEIAEQLLEKSTAILQEATSQLPPETSIEDVIVPEDADLKIVTEVLDQKLGRCHGKVVRCMGKAGVRETGASSSISSTLEVNSLKEEVTTLRGQLVAQNERMNMIVQALAMSGLQISMPEPNLAPPSTSQPLRPADT
- the LOC108170061 gene encoding uncharacterized protein isoform X2 yields the protein MSHSITRRRSLSNAAPALSASTAPGVSAPLIGEPTPLTEATPTASQVPVSSTSSVSVQPLSARRPHRRLCEPEPYDHSSLSSRVEGEASQPAKKNTRGPNRMLKEAQAVRLSASLIKIAYDSRYLGAATSQQHSSVINSCGFVIWYCCPMQWKSWAQIPEETKELVQDKLTVNFDLEDISPEVSAYLEETLANRYKDWKCAFHKHFQLWDDPEIARLQGCPAELKDRLEDWEWLCKYFTDPKFVKSVAGKKARDSKTLLHHSGSKPFSYRLEARRQGSKFLQIDLFKDVYIRPGKEIAEQLLEKSTAILQEATSQLPPETSIEDVIVPEDADLKIVTEVLDQKLGRCHGKVVRCMGKAGVRETGASSSISSTLEVNSLKEEVTTLRGQLVAQNERMNMIVQALAMSGLQISMPEPNLAPPSTSQPLRPADT